AAGCCACCAGACGCTTTTCTTGGTTACTTTCTTGGAATACCATACCAATGCCAGTATCAGGAGGAACACGCCTCCATGGCTGGCAAGCCCGCCTTTCCATATCTTCAGAATCTCTGCCGGATTGGCACTGTAATAGTCCCACTCGTAGAACAGGCAATGTCCCAGCCGGGCACCGACCACACTGCTTACAATGCAATATACAAAGAGCTTGTCTGCCCAATTGTCGGGATACCCTTCTTTCTTGAACAGGCGCGATACAATCTCGTACGCCAAAATAAACCCCAATCCCCACATCAGTCCATACCAGCGGAGTTCAATCTGTCCCAAATGTACCAAAACAGGATCTACATCCCATACTATGCTTGCTAACGTCATCGTCTTTTCCTTTTATGTAATTACGGTTGCAAAGTTACTACAAAAAAGTGAAATGCGGAAAGATATAGTGATAGAATTGAGTTACAAGGGTTTTAGTTGAAGTGGCGAAAATTCGTGAAGCCATTACAATCCCTGCCAAAGCCAAATCCTGACGCCGCAACGTTACTTGTTCGTAACCATGCCCGAAAATGCGACAAACGGGTACGGATGACGAAACAAGACGCTAAGGAATAGTGAGTTACCGACAACTCACGCGAAAAATTTGCTTACGGAAAAAGATTGCGCCGTTCCTCCCCGTTTTGCGTACCGACACCGGACTCTTCACCAACTAATTTTGAAACCAAAAAAATTAAGGACGATGAAGAGTACATTTTCAGTAATCTACTATCTCAAGCGTCAGGTAGTGAAAAAAGACGGGACAGTTCCCGTCATGGGACGCATCACGGTGGACGGCAGCCAGACGCAGTTCAGCTGCAAGCTGACTGTCGATCCGAAACTGTGGGACACCAAAGGGGGACGTGTCACGGGCAGAAGCACGGCGGCACTCGAAGCGAACCGTATGCTTGACAAAATGCGGGTACGCATCAACAGACACTATCAGGAAATCATGGAGCGTGACAACTTCGTCACGGCGGAAAAGGTGAAAAACGCCTTTCTCGGACTGGAACACCGCTATCACACGCTGATGCAGGTGTTCCGCCAGCACAACGAGGACTATGAGAAACAGGTGGAGGCAGGCATGAAAGCCAAAGGCACACTGGAAAAGTACCGTATCGTTTACAAGCACCTGCAAGAGTTCCTCGACATCCGCTACCATGTGAAGGACATCGCCCTGAAAGAGCTTACCCCGGCTTTCATCTCCGACTTCGAGATGTTCCTGCGCACGGACAAGCACTGTTGCACCAATACCGTCTGGTTGTACGTCTGCCCGCTACGGACGATGGTATTCATCGCCATCAACAACGAGTGGCTGACGCGCGACCCGTTCCGCGAGTATGAAATCAAGAAGGAGGAAACGACACGCAGTTTCCTTACCAAAGAGGAAATCCGCCTGCTGATGGAGGGCAAACTGAAAAACGCCAAACAGGAACTGTACCGTGACCTCTACCTGTTCTGCGCTTTCACCGGATTGTCATTCTCGGATATGCGCAACCTCACGGAAGAGAATATCCGCACCTATTTCGATGAACACGAGTGGATAAACATCAACCGCCAGAAAACGGGCGTGGTGTCCAACATCCGCCTGCTTGACATCGCCAACCGCATAATCGGCAAATACCGTGGACTGTGCGAGAACGGCAGGATATTTCCCGTCCCGCATTACAACACGTGCCTTGCCGGTATCCGTGCCGTCGCCAAGCGTTGCGGCATCACCAAGCATATCACGTGGCATCAGAGCCGCCACACGGCGGCCACAACGGTATTTCTCTCCAACGGCGTACCCATCGAAACGGTCAGTTCTATGCTCGGACACAAGAGCATAAAGACAACGCAGATTTACGCGAAGATAACCAAAGAAAAACTCAATCAAGACATGGAGATCCTTGCGGCAAGGTTGAACGGCATTGAGGAATTTGCAGGTTGTACCATCTAAAAAAGAGAAGCCATGAAGCGTGACATAATCATCATAGAGGACAAGGCGGTCAGCGTAACCGGTAACGAAGTGTGGATGACCGCCACCGAAATCGCCGGACTGTTCCATACGACCGTCCCGGCAGTGAACGCTGCCATCAAAGCAGTCCGCAAGTCGGACGTGCTTAACGACTACGAGTTGTGTCGCTACATGCAGCTTGAAAACGGGCTGTACGCGGACGTGTACGCGCTTGAAATCATCATCCCGGTCGCTTTCCGGCTGAACACCTACAACACCCACCTGTTCCGCACATGGCTGGTGGGAAAGGCACTCTCAAAAGATAACCGGCAGGCATACGTGATGTTCATTCAGAACGGAAAGGTCGGGTACTGTTAAAAACAGATTCCCCATAAGACAAGTAAACGGGCAGCACCACAAAAGGTGTCGCCCGTTTACTTTTTCATGCAACCGCCTCACTCCAGCGGCTTGCGGTAGTTCGCTTCCAGCACCTCGCGCAGCCCCGTTTCCGGGTAAAGCACCTTCCCTCCCAAAAGGATAAAAGGCAACACGCGGTTGTTGCGGTATTCCTGCAAGGTGCGTCGGCTCACACGGAGCAGTTCCGCCACCTCGCCGTCCGTCAGGTAACGCTCCCCGTCCAGCGGAGGACGGTAACTTTCCAGAAATGCGGACAGCCATTTAGAGCCTTTGCGCATATCCTGCATCACAGAGGCTATCGGCTCGTCTTCCATCGTAAAAACATCGTTGGTCTCGTTCATCATAACTTCGGATTCAGTGGGTGAATAAATCAAATCATCTGCCATGCGGATAGAGCGTGCCGACAAGCGGTATCAGCCGCTTCACCTCCTCCGGCTTGTAATAGAACCTGCGGTTTATCTGCGAGTAGCCGATAAGCCGCCTGTCGCGCAGCGTCTGCAACGTGCGCGGGCTTATTCTCAACTGCCCGCAGACCTCCTCGCCCGTGAGCCATCTTTCCATGCGCCCCGTGTCGCTTTTGCGCCTCAGGGCGGCGACCTTCTCCGAGAGTGCGCCGAATGCCGCCACCATCATCTCGAAAGTCTTTTTCTCGATAGATACTATTTCCATATTCATGCAATTACCGGTTTGCCCGCAAAGGTAACGATGCAGCCCTTAACACGTACCGTTTTCCGCTGAAAGGCTGCCTGTTGCGCCGTTTGACCGGGTTATGGAGCCATCTTCCGTAAAAATCTTACGTGAGTCACGTAGTGAGTTGTTAAAGCCCCTTTTGTTTATTGCCGAATTTTGCCGCAGAAACAAAAAGAAAGGACTGAATATGAAAGTGATAACGATGGAAAGTTCCGTCTTCCGGTCATTGACGGAACAGATAGCGGAGATTGCGGCACACGTCCGTGCCGCCTCCGGCGACAAGAAAGCGGCATCGTCCGACAGGTTGCTCACCACACGCGAGGCGGCGCAGCTGCTTAACGTGAGTACCCGCACCCTCCAGCGTATGCGCAGCGAGCAACGCATCGTCTATGTCGTGCTTCGCGGTAAATGCCGCTACCGGCAGTCTGAAATCGACCGCCTGCTTGATGAGTGTACCGTCAACGAGGACGCCGCGACACCGCAGGAGCTGAAACGCAACCACACGCTACGAACGGGAGGCACACCCAAAGGAAGGAGGACATAGCTATGGAACTGCTCACACGAAACATCTTCGAGGGCTGGATGCAGAAGCTGATGGAACGGCTCGACCGTCAGGACGAACTGCTGCTGGCAATAAAGACGGAGGAACGACAGCCCGCCCTCACGGAAAGCATCCACCTTTTCGACAATCAGGACCTGTGCATGCTGCTCCAGATAAGCAAGCGCACACTGCAACGCTACCGCAGCGTCGGTGCATTGCCCTACAAGACACTGGGCAAGAAAACCTATTACAGCGAGGAGGATGTGCTGACATTCCTTTCCAACCATATCAAGGACTTCAAAAAAGAAGATATAGCCTTCTACAAGGCTCGTATCCATAATTTCTTTCATAAATAACCCATTAAAACATTTTTAGATGGCAAAGAAAAAAGACGAAAAGGACGTGCTGGTAGTCCGTGACGAGAAGACGGGCGAGATTAGCGTGGTAGCCGGGCTGAACGCAGACGGTACACCTAAACGCACCCCCGCGAAAGCGGAGAACGCGCAGAGTTTCCTGCAATTCGACCGACATGGCGACGTGCTGGACAACTTCTTCAAGAACTTCTTCCGGCAGTGCAAGGAACCCAGCCGCTTCGGTTTCTACCGCATCGCGGCGGACCAAGTGGATTCCATGCTGGGCGTGATGAAAGACCTGCTCCAGCATCCGTACCAGAACAAACAAATCCTCGCACCGCACAAAATCGACACCTTCCCCTATCAACAGCAGGTGATGGAAGAGCAAGCTGCGCAACAGACAGAGAAACAAGAACCTCAAAAACAGGAGAACATGGAACAACAGAAAGAACAGCAACAGGACAATTCCGAACAGACGCAGGGCAAACGGGGCTACCGGCCCATCGACGAGAGTAAAATCAACTGGCAGGAACTGGAGGACAGATGGGGCGTGAAGCGTGACGACCTTGAAAAGTCCGGTGACCTTACGAAGATGCTCCACTACGGCAAGTCCGACTTGGTGAAGGTCAAACCGACCTTCGGCGGCGAATCGTTCGAGCTGGACGCCCGCCTCTCCTTCAAGAAGGACGGCGAGGGGAATGTCAGCCTCGTGCCGCACTTCATCCGCAAGGAGCAGAAGTTAGATGAGTACAAGGAACACAAATTCTCCGACAATGACCGGAAGAACCTCCGCGAAACGGGCAACCTCGGCAGGGTCGTGGACATTGTGGACAGGGAAACGGGCGAAATCATCCCCTCCTACATCAGCATCGACCGCAAGACGAATGAAATCACGGACATTCCGGCGAGCAAGGTGCGCATCCCGGAGCGCATCGGCAAGACGGAAATCACCGCGCAGGAACGGGACATGCTCCGCGCCGGACTGCCCGTGCGCGACAAGCTCATCGAGCGCAACGATGGCAGGAAGTTCGTCACCACCCTGCAAGTGAACGTGGAGCAGCGCGGCGTGGAGTTCGTGCCGGGAACCGGCAAGTCACCCCGTACCGCACAGACGCAGGAAACCAAAGGCGACACCTCGAAAAATCAGGCGCAAGGCGGGGAAAATGCCGACCAGACCAAGAAGGAGCAACGCCGCAACACGTGGACGAACGAGGACGGCAGCATCCGCCCCATCAGCAAATGGAGCGGCGTGAACTTCACCGAACAGCAGAAAGCCGACTATGTGGCGGGCAAGGCCGTGAAGCTGGAGAACGTGACCGACAAGCAGGGCTTCCATGCCACGATGTATATCAAGTTCAACCCGGAGAAGGGACGCCCATACCGCTACGACACGAACCCCGATGTCGGGCAGCAGGTCGCCCCGTCCAACGAGAGCCGCACGCAGGTGGCGGTGAACAACGAGGGCAAGACCAACGAGGCGACAAAGAACCTGAAAGAGCCTTTGCAGAAAGGTCAGACAGCCCCGAAGACCGCCCGCCAGCAACAGCAGCAGGACAAACCGAAGAAAACGGGCAAGGGCATGAAAATGTAATCCCGTGTCCGCCACTGAATCCAAAATAAAATCCAAAGTATCAACAACAAAAGCAAGAAAACATGAAGACAATCATTGCAGAAAAGCCCTCCGTGGCACGTGAAATCGCCCGCATCGTGGGCGCGACAAAAAGAGAGGAAGGATATTTCGAAGGAGGCGGCTATGCCGTGACATGGGCATTCGGACACCTCGTCCAGCTTGCCATGCCTGACGGCTACGGCGTGCGCGGATTCGTCCGTGACAACCTCCCGATTATCCCCGACACCTTCACGCTCGTCCCCCGTCAGGTCAGGACAGAGAAGGGCTACAAGCCCGACAGCGGCGTGGTGTCGCAGATAAAAGTCATCAAAAGACTGTTCGATGCAAGCGAACAAATCATCGTGGCGACCGATGCCGGACGCGAGGGTGAACTTATCTTCCGCTACCTCTACCACTACACGGGCAGTACCACTCCTTTCGTGCGCCTGTGGATAAGCTCGCTCACCGACAAGGCTATCCGCGAGGGATTGCGCAACCTCGAAGACGGCGGCAAGTATGACAACCTATACCTCGCCGCCAAAGCGCGAAGCGAATCCGACTGGCTCGTGGGCATCAACGGCACGCAGGCACTCTCCATCGCCGCCGGACACGGCACGTATTCCGTCGGACGGGTGCAGACACCCACGCTGGCGATGGTGTGTGAACGCTACTGGGAGAACCGCCGTTTCACGCCCGAAGCCTTCTGGCAGCTCCATATCGCAACGGACGGTTGCGACGGCAAGGTCGTGAAATTCTCATCCTCTGAAAAATGGAAGTCGAAAGAACCGGCAACGGAGCTATATAATAAGGTAAAGGCGACAGGCTTCGCAACGGTAACGAAAGCCGAGCGCAAGGAGAAAACGGAGGATACCCCGTTGCTGTACGACCTGACCACGCTCCAGAAAGAAGCCAACGCCAAGCACGGCTTCACGGCGGAACAGACGCTTGAAATCGCGCAGAAGCTCTACGAGAAGAAGTTGATAACCTATCCGAGAACGGGAAGCCGCTACATTCCCGAAGACGTGTTCGCTGAAATCCCCAAGCTGCTCGCCTTTATCGGCACGCAGCCCGAATGGAAAGACAAGGTGCGGGCAAAAGCCATCCCGACACGCCGCAGCGTGGATGACGGCAAGGTAACAGACCACCATGCCCTGCTCGTCACGGGAGAGAAACCGCTCTTCCTCTCCAAAGAGGACAGCACCATTTATCAGATGATTGCCGGACGCATGATAGAGGCATTCTCCGAAAAATGCGTCAAGGACGTGACTGCTGTCATGGCGGAATGTGCCGGAGTGGAGTTTACCGTGAAAGGCAGCGTCATCAGGCAAGCCGGATGGCGTGCCGTCTATGGCGAGGAAAACAAGGATGAAACCACTATCCCCGGCTGGCAGGAAGGCGACACGCTGACACTGAAAGCCTCTTCCATCACAGAAGGGAAGACCAAGCCCAAGCCGCTACATACCGAAGCCACCCTGCTGTCCGCAATGGAAACGGCGGGCAAGGAAATCGAGGATGACGCACTGCGGCAGGCGATGAAGGACTGCGGCATCGGTACTCCCGCCACACGCGCCTCCATCATCGAAACGCTCTTCAAGCGCGGTTACATGGAACGCTGCAAGAAATCGCTTGTCCCCACTGAAAAGGGGCTTGCACTCAATTCCGTGGTGAAGACGATGCGCATCGCCGATGTCGCCATGACAGGCGAATGGGAGAAGGAACTTGCACGCATCGAGCGTGGGGAGCTGTCCGCCGATACCTTCCGCAAAAAGATAGAGGCGTACACGCGGGAGATTACCTCCGAACTGCTCTCATGCGACAAACTCTTCGGCAGCCGCGATTCCGGTTGCGCGTGTCCCAAGTGCGGCACGGGCAGGATGCGGTTCTACGGCAAGGTGGTACGCTGCGACAACACGGAGTGCGGGCTTCTCGTGTTCCGGCTGAAAGCGGGACGCACCCTGTCCGACGATGAAATAAAAGACCTGCTCACTGACGGGCACACCAAGCTGCTCAAAGGCTTCAAGAGCAAGCAGGGCAAGAACTTCGATGCCATAGTCGCCTTTGACGGGGATTATAACACGACGTTCGTGTTCCCGGAAAAGAAATGCAAGTCTTCCTATCCGAAAAAAAGGAAATAATCACTAACTTTTGATAAGTTAGGCTGCATCTCAACAATAGAAACAAACAAGTTTTTTTCGTATTGTCTTCGATTTGCACTAACTTTGCCACTTGTTCAGAGTAATGAATTGTTCTTCAATACCGGATTACACTCATACTTTGGATTTAGTGGTGGCACTCGGAGGGATACCGAGTGCCTTTTTCTTCCTTTTTTCAACCGATTATCCCGTTAAATATCAATCCACTAAACTCCAAAGTAATGAACAACAAGAAGAAAAACGAGGGTCAGGCCGACTTTTCCTATTACGGTCTGTACCTGCTGGACTATCTCCGCACGAACAAGTTTGAACAGGCTGATGACACTGCTTTCATACGGGAACGCGCCGACCGTGCCGCCGAAACGTATGAAAAGGCTCGGCTCGAAGGCTATCCCGCCGACGGTGCGCAGGAACTGGCTATGGACACGCTGCTGCGCGGGCTGCGTTATTCCCGTTACGACATCCTCCGCGAAGTCGTGGAGAACGAGTTTTCCGATGAAGTGCCGGAA
The Phocaeicola salanitronis DSM 18170 genome window above contains:
- a CDS encoding site-specific integrase encodes the protein MKSTFSVIYYLKRQVVKKDGTVPVMGRITVDGSQTQFSCKLTVDPKLWDTKGGRVTGRSTAALEANRMLDKMRVRINRHYQEIMERDNFVTAEKVKNAFLGLEHRYHTLMQVFRQHNEDYEKQVEAGMKAKGTLEKYRIVYKHLQEFLDIRYHVKDIALKELTPAFISDFEMFLRTDKHCCTNTVWLYVCPLRTMVFIAINNEWLTRDPFREYEIKKEETTRSFLTKEEIRLLMEGKLKNAKQELYRDLYLFCAFTGLSFSDMRNLTEENIRTYFDEHEWININRQKTGVVSNIRLLDIANRIIGKYRGLCENGRIFPVPHYNTCLAGIRAVAKRCGITKHITWHQSRHTAATTVFLSNGVPIETVSSMLGHKSIKTTQIYAKITKEKLNQDMEILAARLNGIEEFAGCTI
- a CDS encoding helix-turn-helix domain-containing protein, encoding MMNETNDVFTMEDEPIASVMQDMRKGSKWLSAFLESYRPPLDGERYLTDGEVAELLRVSRRTLQEYRNNRVLPFILLGGKVLYPETGLREVLEANYRKPLE
- a CDS encoding helix-turn-helix domain-containing protein — protein: MNMEIVSIEKKTFEMMVAAFGALSEKVAALRRKSDTGRMERWLTGEEVCGQLRISPRTLQTLRDRRLIGYSQINRRFYYKPEEVKRLIPLVGTLYPHGR
- the topB gene encoding type IA DNA topoisomerase — translated: MKTIIAEKPSVAREIARIVGATKREEGYFEGGGYAVTWAFGHLVQLAMPDGYGVRGFVRDNLPIIPDTFTLVPRQVRTEKGYKPDSGVVSQIKVIKRLFDASEQIIVATDAGREGELIFRYLYHYTGSTTPFVRLWISSLTDKAIREGLRNLEDGGKYDNLYLAAKARSESDWLVGINGTQALSIAAGHGTYSVGRVQTPTLAMVCERYWENRRFTPEAFWQLHIATDGCDGKVVKFSSSEKWKSKEPATELYNKVKATGFATVTKAERKEKTEDTPLLYDLTTLQKEANAKHGFTAEQTLEIAQKLYEKKLITYPRTGSRYIPEDVFAEIPKLLAFIGTQPEWKDKVRAKAIPTRRSVDDGKVTDHHALLVTGEKPLFLSKEDSTIYQMIAGRMIEAFSEKCVKDVTAVMAECAGVEFTVKGSVIRQAGWRAVYGEENKDETTIPGWQEGDTLTLKASSITEGKTKPKPLHTEATLLSAMETAGKEIEDDALRQAMKDCGIGTPATRASIIETLFKRGYMERCKKSLVPTEKGLALNSVVKTMRIADVAMTGEWEKELARIERGELSADTFRKKIEAYTREITSELLSCDKLFGSRDSGCACPKCGTGRMRFYGKVVRCDNTECGLLVFRLKAGRTLSDDEIKDLLTDGHTKLLKGFKSKQGKNFDAIVAFDGDYNTTFVFPEKKCKSSYPKKRK
- a CDS encoding helix-turn-helix domain-containing protein yields the protein MELLTRNIFEGWMQKLMERLDRQDELLLAIKTEERQPALTESIHLFDNQDLCMLLQISKRTLQRYRSVGALPYKTLGKKTYYSEEDVLTFLSNHIKDFKKEDIAFYKARIHNFFHK
- a CDS encoding DUF3945 domain-containing protein is translated as MAKKKDEKDVLVVRDEKTGEISVVAGLNADGTPKRTPAKAENAQSFLQFDRHGDVLDNFFKNFFRQCKEPSRFGFYRIAADQVDSMLGVMKDLLQHPYQNKQILAPHKIDTFPYQQQVMEEQAAQQTEKQEPQKQENMEQQKEQQQDNSEQTQGKRGYRPIDESKINWQELEDRWGVKRDDLEKSGDLTKMLHYGKSDLVKVKPTFGGESFELDARLSFKKDGEGNVSLVPHFIRKEQKLDEYKEHKFSDNDRKNLRETGNLGRVVDIVDRETGEIIPSYISIDRKTNEITDIPASKVRIPERIGKTEITAQERDMLRAGLPVRDKLIERNDGRKFVTTLQVNVEQRGVEFVPGTGKSPRTAQTQETKGDTSKNQAQGGENADQTKKEQRRNTWTNEDGSIRPISKWSGVNFTEQQKADYVAGKAVKLENVTDKQGFHATMYIKFNPEKGRPYRYDTNPDVGQQVAPSNESRTQVAVNNEGKTNEATKNLKEPLQKGQTAPKTARQQQQQDKPKKTGKGMKM
- a CDS encoding helix-turn-helix domain-containing protein encodes the protein MKVITMESSVFRSLTEQIAEIAAHVRAASGDKKAASSDRLLTTREAAQLLNVSTRTLQRMRSEQRIVYVVLRGKCRYRQSEIDRLLDECTVNEDAATPQELKRNHTLRTGGTPKGRRT
- a CDS encoding DUF1896 domain-containing protein, translated to MNNKKKNEGQADFSYYGLYLLDYLRTNKFEQADDTAFIRERADRAAETYEKARLEGYPADGAQELAMDTLLRGLRYSRYDILREVVENEFSDEVPEEKREAFIHKLLPLVGNVFSVYDLSDDNFALSSDYDLLYTELTGATVLYLDEYGV